The Arachis hypogaea cultivar Tifrunner chromosome 14, arahy.Tifrunner.gnm2.J5K5, whole genome shotgun sequence DNA window aggaggaagaaaaaattatactaacaaattaaGAAATTCCCCAATAACTTCCCTCGAAAGCcacaaaaattcaaaagttagCATTTACAATTTACATAAAATTGTTTAGTTTTGATTCAAGGCTCTGTTAGTTTgtctattaattatttgattttttttgctatttATCTAGTATGTATGACTTTGCCccaattaatttgaatttgactTCACCGAGTCGCATATCTATCTAAGGTAGACAAATTTCTTTTGTAAGTCTTtcaattgttattttttaattatgttaagtatatattaaaaattagctgttagattaattattaatataaaatatatattaaaaataaataaattatttatatataaatatataataattaataaaaatataaaaattaataaaatttattatttttgataaatatatctaataattaatttaataatatattttaatttatatttttaaatatattaattaattattgattaaaaataataaattttattaattttttaatgttcttcttaattaatttaataacaaattatatatatatataaatatatattttatttttttagtcttcGTGAGTGAATAATAGAAACGCTTTTGTCTTTGAcacgagcaaaagaaaagaaaagaaaatatttatttctCCGGAtctgctacgttaccaacagcatatctgccaacttctgccaactcttatttataattgtgtttcatgaaaatgtgttcgtggatgtgtctaataaaaatgttttttttatagctgtgtttaatagaagtgtctttatagatatattttctggatgtgtctctttatatatatatttaaaatatattaattattagatacatccacgaacacacttccataaaacacaattataaataagagttggcagaagttggcaaataatatgttggtaccctatacttttccttatttctcttattttttttccctCTTCCTCTCTTGTCAAATACGCAATTCATTCACACCTGCCTCTCGTTCACACCACACCACATCCCTCGCAATTCACAAACCTACATatatattcttcttttctttttctctctcatctctctctctctctctctcttcaaatTCCATAACCCCCTCAAACAACATACCTCAAAACCTTTTCCTCATATACCATATTAATATTCATCACTGCTCCATatccttcttcttttccttttctggATGATTTGATCTGATTTAATTTGAATTGGATCTCACTTTCacttcaaatcttttctttttctattttcttttttcttttcgatAAATTATGGAAAGTCATcatctccatcatcatcatcatcatcatcatcaacaacaatacCCACCGCCACAACATCATAGTATTAGTGCAGCAACAACAACGAGTGCAGGAACTAATAACAACGTTGTGGTTGTTGATGTGACAGGAGATAGTAGGTTCCCTCAATGGAGCATCCAAGAAACAAAGGAGTTCCTAATGATCCGTGCGGAGCTGGATCAGACTTTCATGGAGACAAAGAGGAACAAGCAGCTCTGGGAAGTCATCTCCAACACCATGAAAGAAAAGGGTTTCCATCGAAGCGCTGAGCAGTGCAAGTGCAAGTGGAAAAACCTTGTTACCCGTTATAAGGTACCTTACCTTATTAATAACAccttttctttcctttcaattatttaattattaatacatCACTTAACCTCctaaaacaaacaacacaaaaccgTCTCCTCTTCTTTTTAATATACACCCTCTTCCCTCTTCCCTCTTCTTTTCAATTGCCTTCCTTTACCGCATAGAAAagcatataattttattttaattaattctctattttttctttttgtaaaaaaaattgttcctctctctctctatatatagttatatagTGTCGTTGTTAAGAGTTGTGTTTTGGTATTGAGATTTAAAAGGGATGTGAAACGATGGAGGCAGAAGCAATGAGGCAGCAATTCCCATTCTACAACGAGCTTCAAGCTATCTTCACCGATAGAATGCAGAGGATGCTTTGGGCCGAAGCAGAAGGCGGAGGCGGaggcggaggaggaggaggaggttctTCTACTAACAAGAAGAAAGCTGCGACGGCGCAGCTGTCTTCGgacgaagaagaagaggaagagagcgAATTAGGAGATCCTCAACAAAAGAatgtaaaaagaaagaaaagattaaAGAAGGTTAAGAGGGTGGAAGATAGTGGTGGTGCGAGTAATTTGAAGCATCTGAAGGGGATTCTGGAGGAGTTTATGAGGCAACAGATGGAGATGGAGGCGCAATGGATGTCGGCATTCGAGGCGAGGGAGAATGATCGGAGGTTGAAGGAGTTGGAATGGAGGCAGACAATGGAGGCTTTGGAGAATCAGAGGATAATGATGGAGCAGAGATGGAGGGAGAGTGAAGAACAATGGAGGATTAGGGAAGAAGATAGGGCTCATAAGAGAGATGCTCTTATCACTGCACTTCTCAACAAGCTTTCAAGACAACAAGATCAATAACCaacttagttagttagttagagtTAGTTATCTTTGTTGGTTAGAACTAACTTCCTTTTCATATTGTGTTTATGCTACTGAAttctcatgatgatgatgatgatgaagcaaAGCTTAATTTGACACATTATGGAGGTTTGTCTTTATAACTACACTTTTTCATTTATCATATATATCAAACACTATTATTTTTCAACTTTGCTATATATTATTCCAATGCTTTTATGGTTCATTTAGTTGCATTTTTGGTTGGATAATATTAACGTATTTGTCTTTACTAAAACGTTTTGTAGGGTTATTACTAAAAATtgaacttaaatttttagataataacagttataatattatatcactaaattatttctataaaaaatttaaactaaacaaGTGAGATAcggaaataattatatttctaatcgTTATTATACTTTTaagaatttcttctttttctttttgaattagaCAACTATCAGATAATAATTATGTATGTGCTTTTTGTCATGCAAGTCTCTCTGCCATAATTGAGAGATGACTAATTGATGTTTTTCATAAGTATATCCAAaaggttatcaatggtgttttcATAGAGATTCCTCCGATAGTTGGTGTAGATGAAtagattatattataaaattgaaCACAATTTGCAGGGCCTAACTAACAACCGAAAACGGGCAAAAAGAATTATGGACAAGGCATTGACCACAAGATAATGGTTCATCATGTTGTCTATTCCATAATATATATGAAGAGCACAGTTTTTAGGTTAATGGACCATTTTTGCTACAATGGATACTCATCACTACTATTACACATACACACACAATTACATTTGTTGCTTTCactttattttgattaaaatgAATAATTTAACTTCTTTTATGTATCATGCTAAATTTCTATACTCTACTTCCATGCATTTCGGTAATTGTATTAAATGATgaagtagggtttttagagttgtatatgtatatgtacaCATAATGCAATTGTTCCTTACTCTCATATTGTTTGATATCAAAAGGTATTCATCATAATAAAGGTTGTCGGTAAATGCATTGACATTAGAAAAGACATGTTGGGAGATTGAAGGTAAACCATAATAACTAATTAAGGAATtaaagatagatagatagataataaTGATATGTTTATGAATATTTATGAAATATTTGTGAATTCAAATGATGTATGGAGGTTTAATTaacaatactatatatatatatatgtatatacttcACAAAAGAATATCATTATTTGATTACCTTTGAGTTGAATCATGATCTCATCCCAAAGTTTTGGATGAGATATGTGAGAGGTTAATTAGTTTGTATGGACgaggtttattattattattattattgaaacagcTAGCTGATTCGGTTGTTGCATGAAAAGAGATATTCCAAATGGTTTGACATTGACATGTGCATGTGATGAGATATCAGAGCTCACACAATCATAGGAGTTGAAAATCCTTTGCCTCAGGTATGAAATTGTGACTTTATAACTATAGTTtcacaagtatatatatattggatcacttatatttttttatataaaattttaatatactgCTAGAATATTCAAAGCATATTTAAAAACATATATGGCcactcatttttttccttttacgtTTATACTACTTTTAAGTgcatattgatataaaaaaaaaaaagaaaaagaaaaagtagtgTCGGTTGGATATTATTTGAGTAAATAAATTTTGAACATATTCAGAAGACATACAAGTAGTTCTAATTAATATTAATCATGGTCCCATATCATCATCACTCTCTTACTTCCTTCGGTATGTCATGAATTTGCAATTTAGTGTATGCATCTAAAAGTTTAGTTGAATTTATCATcgcattactttttttttaaaacttaagttcagaaaaaaataatattaatagtttatttttaatatttttaaataagaatcttgattttttatttatcttttaatttttttaggttCATCAAGaatcgaattttaaattttttagatataaaattcTGAAATCATATCATGATactactttttttaatttaaactgatATTTTggataaagtactaaattgataaataaattattaatgcatctacggttgattttgtgtctctggAACTTGTACTTATTCTCTAGATTATTAACTTTGTTCTTGTACTACTGTCATgtagaatattttgttaattatttaatttgacctCATGGTGGACTACATTGAagttaaataaaacttttttggattcaaatagaacactttaaactttaagaaCCAAAATAGGATTACACCTAAATGTAGGGgaccaatttaatattttatcttaaaaaaataacatgAATATTTATATCCCTAACAAAATTAATACATTTGtgatttggtaaaattttgacttttaaaaataatttaatataaaatctttgaaagatattttttatattataataaatcatattaaaaataattttcaataaataaattataaaaatatgcttgataaaactacttttaatatttaaaataacatatatatatatatatatatatatatataaaataaaagatatagatatttattactatttaatattatataagatttttaactttaaaaatacaaattagttttaaaaaaatatactcaTAGATACTTTTAAAAGCACATCCAACTTTTTAAAACTAAAAGCACAAATATATAAGAAGTTTTACCAACTAGGTCTAATTATATTATAAACATTACAATTGTGTTGTAGTGCAAAGATGTTAACTAAGAGATATATAAATCATCGAAAGATTGCTATTAATTAGAGCAATAAATCAATATTGAAAGTTTGAAACCGTGGGGTCTTGCATGCTGAAGTGATTctgtttctcttttaattttaggattaggaaAATAACGTACGTAGCCATAAAAACAAAAGAGGATCATTAGATCATAGGTATCAATCATAGAGAATAACTGTTTAACTCAAAAAAGCTGTAACAATTGGTGGAAATATTCTTAGATTCAATGTGAATAAGAATTTGTTTTTACTCTCAACTATTTGAGTAACTAGGAGAAAATTATTAGTACCAAAGAGACAAGACGTTaaacattaaataataaatcaaaGCAAAAAAGTTTCTTGGCTTCTTATTATGATAGATATATACCACCTAAAATGTGAATAATTATTTTGCATTTAGattttcatattatatatatatatcttaaaattTTGCAGGAGATCAAGTTATAAAAAATTGCCATattattattgtggtttattTTGGTGATTTCTTTTCAACTGTCTGTGCATTTATTTTCAAAAGCGATCTTAGAAATAAGTTGCGGATaagtataattttgtttatacataattaagtaattaacaaTAGAGTTCAATTAGAGAATTAATTAACATTTTTCAACTATATcagttaactttttttaatttaaaattctaaattttaaatcttaaattctaaatcttaaattatatactctaaattctaactctaccctaaattctacaaaaataaaagttaaataaataaataaataactattaactacttaaaaattaattttctatatcttttcttaaaaataatgtAGTTCGAATTTatgatttcatgcatgcatattaCTATATAAGATTTTTACAGCAAGATCACTCTTAGTCAGGGACAGATCCAGAAATAATATTATGGGGGCCaataacacatataatattaaaaattatgtaaaaaaaaattatataatataagatgtattataagaatatacggatagagaatatattttaaagtaaaaaaatatgtgtatactttttactaacgaagtggtcgattcttcgtatcataaaattcaccgaTAATAGAATTAGTGTCAAAAAtttcaacaattttcttttcaatatataattaaaagacaattagtaagaaattcatcttttattttgtttttaagttatttttcacaatattcatagttgaaaaagatttcttaattgtagcagttgaaacagaAAGAATTAATACCAAACGAATAAAAAATAGgccacaagaagaaaaagaatcactttatgagatttaaaattttttatttaattaaaaaatattagtaataatatttttttcagatttttttaatattgttacttattttttagatattaaaaattattaatatttaaatttgactgaacttttatttatattaaactaaatactaaatatcttttttaaaaaaattaaattatacataataatttattactattaaaaaaattggaGGCGAGGCCGCCACTCGCCCCTTATATCCGTCCCTGCAGTCTTAGTGGCTTTGAATATTATGATAATTGAGTTATACTGAACTTGCaaaattttcttgcattatttgtttatttattttatattaataacaaagaaacaaagccGGTGCATGTACAAATTTCTTGCTTTAATTTCTACTTAATTAAAGCTGACATATATATAATAGTTGATGGTAAGATGTCCTATTTAAAGTTAGGACGATAGAGATTCATAACTTTCCTATATTTGAGTACCTAATTATCATGTAATTTTGAAAAGcaattaaatcaataaaaatggTTTAGCagtgtgaaaaaaaaatatttagatagtAGACATAAGATTATACATCTATTGAATATAGTTAAGTAGTTAACTTGGTTACTAATATGCACTGGATcagacaaattaaataataataatcttgaggtctattattattgaatattaaaaaaaaatcttaaaaaccaatATTGTATAACCAATATTGCAGCAAACattcaatatataaaaaa harbors:
- the LOC112743657 gene encoding trihelix transcription factor GT-3b, with product MESHHLHHHHHHHHQQQYPPPQHHSISAATTTSAGTNNNVVVVDVTGDSRFPQWSIQETKEFLMIRAELDQTFMETKRNKQLWEVISNTMKEKGFHRSAEQCKCKWKNLVTRYKGCETMEAEAMRQQFPFYNELQAIFTDRMQRMLWAEAEGGGGGGGGGGGSSTNKKKAATAQLSSDEEEEEESELGDPQQKNVKRKKRLKKVKRVEDSGGASNLKHLKGILEEFMRQQMEMEAQWMSAFEARENDRRLKELEWRQTMEALENQRIMMEQRWRESEEQWRIREEDRAHKRDALITALLNKLSRQQDQ